The Desulfovibrio sp. UIB00 DNA window TCATTAGCTCAATTGGTAGAGCAGCTGACTCTTAATCAGTTGGTTCGGGGTTCGAGTCCCTGATGGCCCACCAGAAAATCCAGGTTCGCGGTTACACCGCGAACCTTTTTTCTTTTGTTCTATCAGCAGTTACAAAAAAACCGGCCAGTGGCCGGTTTTTTTGATCTTCAATGCTCTGATTTCTTATGCTCTGCTTCCGCTGTCATGCACCCAAGCAGCGCACAGGCCGAGCGCTTACAGAATATACTGGCTCAAGTCCTGATCGTCGCGCACATCCTGCAAATGCTCTTCCACATAGGCCTTGTTGACCACCACCTGCGCACCGGGCATTTCAGGCGCGTCAAAGGATATGTCAGCCAGAATTTTTTCCATGATGGTATAGAGCCGCCGCGCGCCGATATTTTCCGTGCGGGTATTGGTGTCCTCGGCAAAGGCCGCGATTTCTTCCAGCCCGTCATCCGTAAAGCTCAGGCGAATCTGCTCCGTACCCAGCAATGCTTCGTACTGCTTGGTCAGGGCATTGTCCGGCTCCTTGAGGATGCGCAAAAACTCTTCCCTGCCCAGAGGCTGCAATTCCACCCGCAAGGGAAAACGTCCCTGCAATTCGGGTATCATGTCCGATGGCTTGCTGAAATGGAAAGCGCCCGCCGCAATAAACAGGATGTGATCCGTGCGGATCATGCCATACTTGGTGTTGACCGCACTGCCTTCCACAATGGGCAGCAGGTCGCGCTGCACGCCCTCGCGCGAAATGTCTGACGTGCGGTTTTGCGAGGAGCTGGCGATCTTGTCGATTTCGTCAATAAAGATGATGCCCGTCTGCTCTACCCTTTCGCGGGCCTTGTCCACCAGGGCTTCCTGATCCACAAGCCTGCCAGATTCTTCCTGCACAAGTACGGCAAAGGCATTGCGCACCTTCATTTTGCGGCGGCTGTGCTTGGGCGGAAAGGCCTTGCTGAACATGTCCTTAACCTGTCCGCCCATCTGCTCCATACCGGGGATGGCAAACAGATCAACACTGCCGCCGCCCTGCTCGGTCACTTCCACTTCCACTTCCCGGTCATCCAGAAAGCCAAGGCGGAATTGCTGCAAAAGCTTTTCGCGCGTGGAGGCGCGCTCTTCCGACCCAAAAGAACTGGGCAACAGCAAATCCATAAGGCGTGATTCAGCAGCAGCCTCGGCAGCCTTGCGCACACGGGCATTTTCCTCATCGCGCACAAGGTTGATGCCTATTTCCATGAGGTCGCGCACCATGGATTCCACATCGCGCCCCACATAGCCCACTTCCGTGAACTTGGTGGCTTCAACCTTTACAAAGGGCGCTCCTGAGAGCTTGGCCAGGCGGCGGGCAATTTCCGTCTTGCCTACGCCCGTGGGGCCCATCATAATGATATTCTTGGGCGAAACCTCATCACGCAACTCCGGCGCAAGGTGCTGCCGCCGCCAGCGGTTGCGCACCGCCACGGCAACCATGCGCTTGGCCTGTTCCTGTCCCACCACAAATTTATCAAGCTCGGCAACTATGCCGCGAGGTGTCAAAGTACTCATCAAATTCTCCTGCTGTAGGCACATTCTTATGTAAATATAGGCATTGCCGCGCACATGGCAATGGAGGCACACAAGGTTTTCTCCACCGCAGCAGCGTACCTGCGCGTACTGCCCTTGCGAACACTTTCCTGCAACGATACACTGAAAAAGTGAGAGCGAGAAATCTGGAAATCCGATCTCGCTAACAATAATCATTGACAATAAAGCCTTGATAGCACAGAATCCAAGAACCCTGAAACAATAAGGAGTTTCCTATGGATACAGTTACGTTCAAAGGCAATGTCATGCATCTTGAAGGCACCCAGCCCGCCGTTGGCGGCAAGGCTCCCGACTTCACGCTGACCGCCAACGATATGAGCCCCCGCAGCCTGAAAGACTACGCTGGCAAGGTGCTTGTGCTTGTATGCGTTCCCTCGCTGGATACTCCCGTATGCGATATGGAAGTTCGCCGCTTCAATACCGAAGCCGCCGCGTTGTCCGACAAGGTGCGTATTGTGGCCGTGAGCCGCGACCTGCCCTTTGCGCAGGCCCGCTGGTGCGGAGCTGCTGGCGTAACCGCTGTTGAAGCCCTCTCCGACTACCGCGCTGGCGCCTTTGGCAAGGCCTATGGCATTCTGATCAAGGAGCTGGATCTGCTGGCCCGCTCGGTCTTTGTGGTCGCCCCCGACGGCACCCTGGCTTACAGCCAGCTTGTGGGCGAAGTTACCCACGAGCCTGACTACGCAGCCGCTCTGGAAGCGGTCAAAAAACTGGCCTAGCTCATACAAGCTACCCAAAAGCCAAAACGCCTTCCCCAACTGAAAGGGGAAGGCGTTTTTTTGTGGTGTCGCGCAGAGAGCGCCAGACCAAACGCAGAGATGTACAGCGGCCTTGCCGTCAGGAACGTCTGCGACCCGTAGCCTGAGCGGCAAACAGACTCACAGCAAACCAGCAGCAGGCCACAAGAATAATGGTGGCCCCGCTGGCCGTAGCAAGCCATTCCTGAGCCGAAAGGGTCAGCCCTGCGAATGCGGATGACGTACCCACCAAAAGCGCCCACCAGAACATGCCCCCGGCAGAACGGGCAAAATTGCGGGCCGTGGCGGCGGGCACAATGAGCATGGCCGTCACGAGCAGTACGCCCACCGCCCATACAGAAAACATCACCACCAGTGCCAGCAGTCCGGCAAAGGCATATTGCCACACGGCCACGCGTACACCGTGAACCCGCGCCATAACCGGATTCAGGGCAATATACATCAGCCTGTTGTAGCCTACGGCCTGAAACAGAAGCAGGGCAACAAAGAGCAGGGCCAGAAAGCCAATTTCACCATCGGTGATGGTAAGGATATCGCCGTACAAAAAGCGCTGCATGTCCCTACCTATGCCCTCGGCACGGCTCACCACGGCAAGACCAAAGGCCACCACGGCAGAAAACACAATGCCGATGACTGTGTCGGACGAAAGGTCGCTCTTGCGCCGCACAGCCATGATGCCAAGCCCCACCAGTATGCCAAACAGGGGCATGGCAAGACGCGGCGGCACAGCCAGTATCAACCCCAGCGCAACCCCGGCAAAGGCCGAGTGCCCGATGGCGTCTGAAAAAAAGGCCATGCGAAAATTGATAACTTCCACCCCGAGCACAGAGGCCATGGGGGCCAGCAGCAGCACTCCGAGCAAGGCCTGCTGCATGAAGCGCATTTGCAGGCAATCAAGCGGAATCATGGAGATAAGCGCATATACGGGGCTGAGATCAGGCACGGGAACCTCCCTGATCCGGCGCTTTTTCACCGCAGGGTTCACTTTGTGAGGCGCTCAGGCGGGCAGACAGGCGCGCGTTCAGGCGGGCGGCCTCGCGCCGCTCAATGGCCGCATAGTTAGGCAGCAGGCCCTCGGCTTCGCTCACCACGCCGCACTGCGGGCAGCCGGGGTCTTCAGGGTCGCACTGGTCCGGATACAGGTGGATAGGTACGCCAAAAAGTTCCATGAGGGTGGAAGATGTCAGCGTGGCGCGTGGCGCGCCTGTGGCGCATACTGTTTTGTTGAGGCAGATCACGTGGGTTGCGTAGTGCGCCACCAGCGGCAGATTGTGGCTGACCATGATCTGCGTAAAGCCGCGCTCGTGCCGGGCGGCATCCAGCAATTCCCAAAAGAGCCTCTCGCCGCGCACGTCTACGCCTGCCGCAGGCTCGTCCAGCACCAGCAGTTCCGGATTGCGGCCAAGAGCCGCAGCCAGCAGCACACGGCGCAGTTCGCCGCCAGAAAGGTCGCCCATGCGGCTCTGCTCCAGATGCTCGGCTTTGACCATCTGCAAAAGCTGCCGCCCCTCGCTGCGCGCCCAAGGGCGCAGGCCCAGCCACAAGGGCTGGCGCTGGCGGCTCAGGGCCAAAAATTCGCACACGCGCAGGGGCAGGCTGCGATCCATAATCAGATGCTGCGGCACATAGGCCATGCGGGGCTGATGCTCTAAACCAGCGAACTGGATACGCCCTGTATAGGCCATTTCGCCAATAAGGCAGAGCAGCAGCGTGGTCTTGCCTGCCCCGTTGGGCCCCACAAGAACCGTGCTGCCGCCAGCGGGCGCAGTGGCGCAGATATTGTTCAGAATACTATTGCCCCCTCGGCTGAGGCATACATTTTCAAAGCAGACCGAGGGGGCAAGCAAGCTGTTATTTGCCAAAATATTTCTCTAATGTGTCCAGATTTTTGGACATGACGGTTTCGTAATAATCAAGGGGCGCGTCAGACGGCCCCGAGGCCAGAGGGTCAAGCTGCACTGCCGGAACACCCGTTTCCGCCGCAAGGGCGAGCACGGGCTTGTCCGAATACTGCGGCTCGCCAATGAGCACAACCGGCTTGGATTCTTTTATTTTTTTCACCAGATCAAGCAGGCGCGCCGCAGAGGGTTGAGCCTCTTCATCTTCCTGAATCACATCCACAAGGTTCAGCCCGGCATCGCGCACAAGGTAGGCCATGCCATCGTGCAGGGCCACCACATTCTTGTTGGCGGCATTGGCCCCTACTGCGGCAAGGCGCTGGCCCAGAGCCTCAAGCCTGGCGGCATAGGCATCCGCCGCCTGCGGGCAATTTTTTGCGGCAACCGGAGCAGCCGCAGCAAGGCCACGGCCAATATTGCGCGCCATCACAGCAGCTTGCAGCGGGCTGGAAAAAGCATGCGGATTCAGGCCGCCGTGGTCGTGCCCATGGTCATGGCCGTGACCATGTTCGTGATCATGCCCTTTTGCCGCTGCCACAGGGTTGTGGTCGTCCTTATGGGCGGCGTCCGCCTTGCCGTGATCGGCATCGTGGTCTTCGTCATGTTCTTCAACAATGGCGTTAATGCCCTTGCTGCTGTCGATGACGGCTATCTTCTTGCCTGCGGCGGCAAGCGGTTTTTCCAGAAAGGACTCCATACCCAGGCCGTTGATGATCACAACATTGGCCCTGGAGAGTTTTTGCATGTCCTTGGGGGTCAGCGCGTAGTCGTGCGGGCAGCCTGTCTGGGCGGGAATGAGCAGATCAACCTGCACATCCGGGCTTGTCT harbors:
- a CDS encoding metal ABC transporter ATP-binding protein, coding for MANNSLLAPSVCFENVCLSRGGNSILNNICATAPAGGSTVLVGPNGAGKTTLLLCLIGEMAYTGRIQFAGLEHQPRMAYVPQHLIMDRSLPLRVCEFLALSRQRQPLWLGLRPWARSEGRQLLQMVKAEHLEQSRMGDLSGGELRRVLLAAALGRNPELLVLDEPAAGVDVRGERLFWELLDAARHERGFTQIMVSHNLPLVAHYATHVICLNKTVCATGAPRATLTSSTLMELFGVPIHLYPDQCDPEDPGCPQCGVVSEAEGLLPNYAAIERREAARLNARLSARLSASQSEPCGEKAPDQGGSRA
- a CDS encoding metal ABC transporter permease, which encodes MPDLSPVYALISMIPLDCLQMRFMQQALLGVLLLAPMASVLGVEVINFRMAFFSDAIGHSAFAGVALGLILAVPPRLAMPLFGILVGLGIMAVRRKSDLSSDTVIGIVFSAVVAFGLAVVSRAEGIGRDMQRFLYGDILTITDGEIGFLALLFVALLLFQAVGYNRLMYIALNPVMARVHGVRVAVWQYAFAGLLALVVMFSVWAVGVLLVTAMLIVPAATARNFARSAGGMFWWALLVGTSSAFAGLTLSAQEWLATASGATIILVACCWFAVSLFAAQATGRRRS
- the hslU gene encoding ATP-dependent protease ATPase subunit HslU, which gives rise to MSTLTPRGIVAELDKFVVGQEQAKRMVAVAVRNRWRRQHLAPELRDEVSPKNIIMMGPTGVGKTEIARRLAKLSGAPFVKVEATKFTEVGYVGRDVESMVRDLMEIGINLVRDEENARVRKAAEAAAESRLMDLLLPSSFGSEERASTREKLLQQFRLGFLDDREVEVEVTEQGGGSVDLFAIPGMEQMGGQVKDMFSKAFPPKHSRRKMKVRNAFAVLVQEESGRLVDQEALVDKARERVEQTGIIFIDEIDKIASSSQNRTSDISREGVQRDLLPIVEGSAVNTKYGMIRTDHILFIAAGAFHFSKPSDMIPELQGRFPLRVELQPLGREEFLRILKEPDNALTKQYEALLGTEQIRLSFTDDGLEEIAAFAEDTNTRTENIGARRLYTIMEKILADISFDAPEMPGAQVVVNKAYVEEHLQDVRDDQDLSQYIL
- a CDS encoding zinc ABC transporter substrate-binding protein, producing MSNCISVLFRKGKHHGLALLCTLLVAAFAVTGAFAAEPKVRVLATTYPVYLLTRAVAQTSPDVQVDLLIPAQTGCPHDYALTPKDMQKLSRANVVIINGLGMESFLEKPLAAAGKKIAVIDSSKGINAIVEEHDEDHDADHGKADAAHKDDHNPVAAAKGHDHEHGHGHDHGHDHGGLNPHAFSSPLQAAVMARNIGRGLAAAAPVAAKNCPQAADAYAARLEALGQRLAAVGANAANKNVVALHDGMAYLVRDAGLNLVDVIQEDEEAQPSAARLLDLVKKIKESKPVVLIGEPQYSDKPVLALAAETGVPAVQLDPLASGPSDAPLDYYETVMSKNLDTLEKYFGK
- the tpx gene encoding thiol peroxidase, which codes for MDTVTFKGNVMHLEGTQPAVGGKAPDFTLTANDMSPRSLKDYAGKVLVLVCVPSLDTPVCDMEVRRFNTEAAALSDKVRIVAVSRDLPFAQARWCGAAGVTAVEALSDYRAGAFGKAYGILIKELDLLARSVFVVAPDGTLAYSQLVGEVTHEPDYAAALEAVKKLA